A region of Candidatus Atribacteria bacterium ADurb.Bin276 DNA encodes the following proteins:
- the ycjO_3 gene encoding Inner membrane ABC transporter permease protein YcjO, which yields MDTLTNNYSLKKRLSLFFLEKKNGVAYLLLVPSLVLIFGILIYPLLYSLFISFHDYLLTKPGIYNFIGFANYLEALQSSFFLKSVVRTLYFAFATVGLELVLGLGVALVLQQKFRGRGLVRGLIILPWALPTSVNGIMWKWIYNANYGVLNALLKRLGVIERYQVWLADPTRALHLVMLANIWKETPVGVLMFLAVLEQIPRELYEAALVDGANTLKKFWYITLPMLKPMIVTLAIIKIIWAIREFDIFYIITRGGPGEGTSVLSYYAYLNSFKFSRMGFGSAIAYLVIVLVIFIGIPYFRYMRKQEVD from the coding sequence ATGGATACACTAACCAATAACTATTCTCTGAAAAAAAGACTGAGCCTTTTCTTTTTAGAAAAGAAAAATGGTGTTGCGTATTTATTGTTGGTACCAAGTTTAGTGCTTATATTCGGGATTCTAATCTATCCCCTCCTCTATTCTCTTTTTATTAGTTTTCACGACTATCTTCTCACTAAGCCCGGAATCTACAATTTTATTGGATTTGCCAACTATCTTGAAGCTTTACAGAGTAGTTTCTTTTTAAAAAGCGTCGTTCGTACCCTTTATTTTGCCTTTGCTACTGTAGGACTTGAACTGGTTTTGGGTTTAGGGGTAGCTTTAGTGCTTCAACAGAAATTTCGAGGGAGAGGTTTGGTAAGAGGTTTGATCATTCTTCCTTGGGCATTGCCAACTTCAGTGAATGGGATTATGTGGAAATGGATATATAATGCCAATTATGGGGTTCTAAATGCCCTTTTAAAGCGTTTAGGGGTGATTGAACGCTATCAAGTCTGGTTGGCCGATCCAACCCGGGCACTTCACTTGGTCATGTTAGCCAATATCTGGAAGGAAACACCGGTTGGAGTATTGATGTTTTTGGCAGTTTTAGAACAAATTCCGCGCGAACTCTACGAAGCAGCCTTAGTCGATGGAGCGAATACCCTAAAGAAATTTTGGTATATCACCCTTCCCATGCTAAAGCCGATGATTGTTACTTTAGCCATCATTAAAATCATCTGGGCAATTCGGGAATTTGATATTTTCTATATCATTACCCGGGGTGGTCCTGGAGAGGGCACTAGTGTCTTAAGCTATTACGCTTATCTTAATAGTTTCAAATTTTCACGGATGGGATTTGGAAGTGCCATTGCTTATTTAGTTATCGTTCTAGTTATTTTTATTGGTATCCCCTATTTTCGCTATATGCGAAAGCAGGAGGTTGATTAA
- the aldB gene encoding Alpha-acetolactate decarboxylase precursor, producing the protein MDQYWIKKPISSIFTGFLFLFFFNPLLWAANSSPFFQFSTINALLEGVYDGELTIQELIQKGEIGLGTFDALDGEMVIINGRCFRVNSQGIVEEVTLDETTPFAAIAQASFSNSHYLFLIDSLEELESELDQIIENPNLIHIFHIEADFQTLKARSVHRQTKPYPPLTQVTPNQAVFEFTEMSGDLVGFWCPQFFEGLNVSGYHFHFIDKDLKHGGHLLDCSFLLGTVHISPCYDFFVQLPHNQEFARANLAGKRIDEIQQVEK; encoded by the coding sequence TTGGATCAATATTGGATTAAAAAACCAATTTCCTCGATCTTCACCGGATTTTTATTTTTGTTTTTTTTCAATCCTCTGCTTTGGGCGGCCAATTCTTCTCCCTTCTTTCAGTTTTCAACCATCAATGCTCTTCTTGAGGGTGTATATGATGGAGAATTAACTATTCAAGAACTCATACAAAAAGGAGAGATAGGCTTAGGAACTTTTGATGCTCTCGATGGTGAAATGGTGATAATCAATGGTCGATGTTTTCGAGTGAATAGTCAAGGGATTGTCGAAGAAGTGACATTGGATGAAACAACCCCTTTTGCGGCTATAGCTCAGGCTTCTTTCTCCAATTCTCATTATTTGTTTTTAATTGATTCCCTTGAAGAGCTGGAATCGGAATTGGATCAAATAATTGAGAATCCCAACTTGATTCATATTTTTCACATTGAAGCCGACTTCCAAACTCTCAAGGCTCGTAGTGTGCATCGCCAAACTAAGCCCTATCCACCACTTACTCAGGTTACTCCTAACCAAGCAGTTTTTGAATTCACAGAAATGAGCGGTGATTTAGTAGGTTTTTGGTGCCCACAATTTTTTGAAGGTCTCAATGTATCCGGCTACCATTTTCATTTTATCGATAAAGACTTGAAACATGGTGGTCACCTATTGGATTGTTCTTTTTTGTTAGGCACTGTTCATATATCACCCTGCTATGATTTTTTCGTACAGCTTCCCCACAACCAAGAATTTGCCAGAGCCAACCTTGCTGGCAAGAGGATTGATGAAATTCAACAGGTTGAAAAATAA
- the thiT gene encoding Thiamine transporter ThiT produces the protein MKSKFKFNPRFLAEGGMVLALASGLSMVKLFSAPYGGSVTAASMVPILLFSILRGPKGGLLVAVIYGMLQFILGPIFLTPLQFLLDFPLAFGSLGLAGVVLSPLIWEGLNRSQRIIRVIGAVCLGIGGRLLCHYLAGVVFWGQYAPEGMSPWIYSLIYNGSYLGIEFLISVLVIWLLIPRFSDLIKRSRAL, from the coding sequence ATGAAATCCAAATTTAAATTTAATCCTCGTTTTTTGGCTGAAGGAGGCATGGTTTTAGCGCTGGCTTCCGGATTGAGCATGGTTAAACTTTTTTCAGCACCCTATGGCGGATCGGTAACTGCTGCAAGCATGGTTCCCATCCTCCTTTTTTCTATCCTTCGCGGACCCAAAGGAGGATTGTTAGTTGCAGTGATCTACGGAATGCTCCAATTTATTTTAGGACCGATATTCCTAACCCCCCTTCAATTCCTTCTTGATTTCCCCTTAGCATTTGGTTCTTTAGGGTTAGCAGGAGTAGTCTTATCACCACTTATCTGGGAAGGGTTAAACCGTTCCCAACGAATAATACGAGTTATTGGAGCAGTTTGTCTTGGTATTGGAGGTCGGCTGCTGTGCCATTATTTAGCTGGTGTCGTATTTTGGGGTCAATATGCGCCAGAGGGGATGTCACCGTGGATTTATTCATTAATTTATAATGGAAGTTACTTGGGGATCGAGTTCTTGATCAGTGTTTTGGTTATTTGGTTACTCATCCCCCGTTTTTCCGATTTAATAAAAAGGAGTCGGGCCTTATAA
- the braC_1 gene encoding Leucine-, isoleucine-, valine-, threonine-, and alanine-binding protein precursor, with protein sequence MKRNKIFLIVFTVGIFLLSSLSCWAEEPVIIGLQAPITGDYAIEGQMAKQCVEIAAELINQEGGINGRPVEIIIADDGSNPKDSALAAQKLISQKVVAVIGSYGSSVTEPAADLFERNKMVSVGYGCTAVRLTMSKDRKYFFRTCGRDDSQGQFFAKFAVEAMGWKRIAIMHDNQTYGKGVAEETLKYLEPYLQEGKAEVVYYDAVTPKEKDYSAAITKLRETQPDVWYYTAYYPEAGLLVRQGREAGITIPFVGSNAVPNDDFVKIAGIEYAKGTLMTQEPMPQDIDTPISKVFLEAYRAKFGDIPSSPWPIYAADGLFALVQAIKNANSTQSEDIANAMRSMTNAEGVTGKILFTERGDRKDIPYAMYEYNDEGKLQIYQP encoded by the coding sequence GTGAAAAGAAATAAGATTTTTTTAATAGTATTCACGGTCGGGATTTTTCTGTTAAGCAGTTTATCCTGCTGGGCAGAGGAGCCAGTCATTATTGGTCTTCAGGCACCGATTACCGGTGATTACGCCATTGAAGGCCAAATGGCAAAACAATGTGTTGAAATTGCCGCCGAGCTCATCAATCAAGAAGGTGGTATTAATGGACGACCAGTAGAAATAATCATCGCCGATGATGGATCTAATCCCAAAGATAGTGCCTTAGCCGCTCAAAAACTCATTTCTCAAAAGGTGGTTGCTGTTATTGGAAGTTATGGTTCGTCAGTTACCGAACCAGCTGCCGATTTATTCGAACGGAACAAAATGGTTTCGGTTGGTTATGGATGTACTGCAGTGAGATTGACTATGAGTAAAGATCGAAAATATTTCTTCCGAACTTGTGGTCGCGATGATTCTCAAGGTCAATTTTTCGCTAAATTTGCAGTTGAAGCTATGGGATGGAAACGAATTGCTATTATGCATGATAATCAAACTTACGGAAAAGGGGTTGCTGAAGAAACTTTGAAATACTTGGAACCTTATCTTCAAGAGGGAAAAGCCGAAGTGGTTTATTATGACGCGGTGACCCCCAAAGAGAAAGATTACAGTGCAGCAATCACCAAACTGAGAGAAACCCAACCGGATGTATGGTATTATACCGCCTACTATCCCGAAGCTGGTCTGCTGGTCCGACAAGGCCGAGAAGCAGGAATAACCATTCCCTTTGTGGGCAGCAACGCTGTCCCCAATGACGACTTTGTAAAGATTGCTGGCATCGAGTATGCTAAAGGAACATTAATGACCCAAGAACCAATGCCACAAGACATCGACACTCCCATATCGAAAGTCTTCCTTGAAGCCTACCGGGCAAAATTCGGTGATATTCCATCTTCTCCCTGGCCGATTTATGCTGCTGATGGCTTGTTCGCCTTAGTACAAGCCATAAAAAATGCCAACTCAACCCAATCAGAAGACATCGCCAATGCGATGCGATCGATGACCAATGCCGAAGGGGTTACCGGGAAAATTCTTTTTACTGAACGTGGTGATCGAAAAGATATTCCCTATGCCATGTATGAATACAACGATGAAGGAAAGCTTCAGATCTATCAACCCTAA